The following DNA comes from Janthinobacterium sp. TB1-E2.
TACGCCGGCCTGGCCGTAGTTGGCGAAGTCTTCCGACGTCATCTTGGCCGGCATTTCCGTCACATTGGCCGCGCCCAGCGATTTTTGCAGGGTAGACACCATGCGCAGGGTCAGGTCCGGATCGTTGTAGACGGCGTCCGTGCCGGGGCGAATTTCCACCAGCGGCTCTTTCGGCGCGCCGGCGGCAAACGCTTCACCCTTGACTTCACGCGCGATGCTGGCCAGCACGCGCTTGCGCACGGCGTCCTTGAAGGTGCGTACCGTCAGTTGCATGGTGACCTGGTCGGGCACGATGTTGGCCTGCGTGCCGCCATGGATGCTGCCCACCGTGATGACGACGGGATCCATCGGATTGTTTTCGCGCGAGACCAGGGTTTGCAATGCCAGCACGATGCGCGCGGCCATGACGACGGGGTCGCGCGTGTCGTGCGGCGCGGCGCCGTGGCCGCCCTGGCCGTACACGGTGATGCTGATGGTGTCGGCGGCGGCGCGGAAGTAGCCGGCGTGGTAGCCCACCGTGCCCGATGGCAGCGTCGCTTCATCGTGGAAGGACAGCGCGTAGTCCGGTTTCGGGAAGCGCGTAAACAAGCCGTCCTTGAGCATGGCGGCCGCGCCCAGCAGCGGCTCTTCGGCCGGCTGGCCCACCAGCATCAGGGTGCCGCTCCAGTGCTGGCGGTTGTCGGCCATCAGCTTGGCGCTGCCATACCAGGCCGACATGTGCACGTCGTGGCCGCAGGCATGCATCACCGGCACGGTTTCGCCGGCCGCGTTCTTGGCCACTGCGCTGCTGGCAAACGGCAAGCCGGTTTTTTCCAGCACGGGCAGGGCGTCGATCTCCGTGCGCAGCATGACGACGGGACCGGGACCGTTGCGCAGGATGGCGACGACACCCGTGCCGCCGACGCCCGTGGTCACGTCAAAACCGAGCGCCTTGACCTTCTCGGCCAGCTTCTTTGCCGTCTCGACTTCCTGGAACGCCAGTTCCGGATGGCGGTGCAAGTCCAGGTACAGGCTTTCGACGGCCGGGTAATTGGCTGCCAGCTGGGCCGCGATGGCGGGTGGCAGGGCCGCGCCGTGGGCGCTGGCGGCACAGGCGAGGGCGGCGGCGAAGGTGATTTGTTTCAGGGGGAATGCGGAAAATTTCATAGGTTTCTTTGAGAGACAGACGGGCGGACACGCACTGCGCGCCTGTGATTGCTGAGGAGACTTTTAACTTAACAAAAACATTTCTCAAAATCAATAAATCAGCTACATATATTTCAACAATGTATAATCTGCAAGATAAAAAATTCCATATGGAATTAAATATATCTTCGATGCACTTATTGAGAGAAAAGACACCATGGGCTTTATCGCAAATATCAAGATCGGCAAGCGCCTGAGCATCGGCTTTGTCCTGATCCTGGCAATGACCGTTCTGATTGCTACCGTAGGCGTGTGGCGCCTCAATGAAGTGGCGACGTCCACGCGCGCCATGATGGCCGAACCGCTGACCAAGGAACGCCTGATTACCGACTGGTATGGCTTGAACTTTGCCTCGATCCGCCGCACGGCCGCCATCGTCAAGAGCAGCGACCCGGCGCTGGGACCGTATTTCAAGGAAGACTCGGCCGCGTCCGTGAAGAAGGCGGCCGAATTGCTCAAGCAGATCGAGCCGCTG
Coding sequences within:
- a CDS encoding amidohydrolase; protein product: MKFSAFPLKQITFAAALACAASAHGAALPPAIAAQLAANYPAVESLYLDLHRHPELAFQEVETAKKLAEKVKALGFDVTTGVGGTGVVAILRNGPGPVVMLRTEIDALPVLEKTGLPFASSAVAKNAAGETVPVMHACGHDVHMSAWYGSAKLMADNRQHWSGTLMLVGQPAEEPLLGAAAMLKDGLFTRFPKPDYALSFHDEATLPSGTVGYHAGYFRAAADTISITVYGQGGHGAAPHDTRDPVVMAARIVLALQTLVSRENNPMDPVVITVGSIHGGTQANIVPDQVTMQLTVRTFKDAVRKRVLASIAREVKGEAFAAGAPKEPLVEIRPGTDAVYNDPDLTLRMVSTLQKSLGAANVTEMPAKMTSEDFANYGQAGVKAVLLHIGAVEPSKLAAAKASGKPLAGPHSPQWAPEYQPTIKAAITAETSILLDLLGKKQ